In Lolium rigidum isolate FL_2022 chromosome 7, APGP_CSIRO_Lrig_0.1, whole genome shotgun sequence, the DNA window gggacgccatcaactactctttgttgaatatcatgtgagttgctatgcatgtccgtcttgtgtgaagtaagagagatctaccaccttaatggttggagcatgcatattgttagagaagaacattgggccgctaactaaagccatgaatcatggtggaagtttcagtttggacatatatcctcaatctcatatgagaataataattgttgccacatgcttatgcattaaagaggagttcattatctgttgtccatgttgtcccggtatggatgtctaagttgagaataatcaaaagcgagaaatccaaaatgcgagcttttctccttagacctttgtacaggcagcatggaggtacccctttgtgacacttggttgaaacatgtgtattgcgatgatccggtagtccaagctaagtaggacaaggtgcgggcactattagtatacgatgcatgaggcttgcaacttgtaagatataatttacataactcatatgctttattactaccgttgacaaaattgtttcatgttttcaaaataaaagctctagcacaaatatagcaatcgatgctttcctctttgaaggacctttcttttacttttatgttgagtcggttcacctatctctctccaccttaagaagcaaacacttgtgtgaactgtgcattgattcctacatacttgcatattgcacttgttatattactttacattgacactatccatgagatatacatgttataagttgaaagcaaccgctgaaacttaatcttcctttgtgttgcttcaatacctttactttgatttattgctttatgagttaactcttatgcaagacttattgatgcttgtattgaagtactattcatgaaaagtctttgctttatgattcatttgtttactcatgtcattaccattgttttgatcgctgcattcattacatatgtttacaatagtatgatcaagattatgatggcatgtcactccagaaattatccttgttatcgtttgctCGCTCGGGacaagcggaactaagcttggggatgctgatacgtctccaacgtatcgataatttcttatgttccatgctacattattgatgatatctacatgttttatacacattatatgtcgtatttacgcattttacggaactaacctattaacaaggtgccgaagagccgattcttgttttctgctgtttttggtttcagaaatcctagtaaggaaatattctcggaattggacgaaatcaacgcccagggtcctatttttgcacgaagcttccagaagatcgaaggagagtcgaagtgcggccacgaggtggcgaaacaccagggcggcgcggcccaggccctggccgcgccgacctatggtgtgggcccctcgtgtggccccccgctttgcccttccgcctacttaaagtctccgtcgcgaaacccccagtaccgagagccacgatacggaaaaccttccagagacgccgccgccgcgaatcccatctcgggggattcaggagatcgcctccggcaccctgccggagaggggaaccatctcccggaggactcttcatcgccatgatcgcctccggagtgatgagtgagtagttcacccctggactatgggtccatagcagtagctagatggtcgtcttctcctgattgtgcttcattgttggatcttgtgagctgcctaacatgatcaaggtcatctatctgtaatactatatgttgtgtttgtcgggatccgatggatagagaatactatgttatggtgattatcaatctattacttatgtgttgtttatgatcttgcatgctctccgttattagtagaggctctggccaagtttttgctcttaactccaagagggagtatttatgctcgatagtgggttcatgccttcattgatacctgggacagtgacagaaagttctaaggttgtgttgtgctgttgccactagggaaaaaacattgattctatgtctaaggatgtagttgttgattatattacgcaccatacgtatcgataatttcttatgttccatgctaccggtgatgcaacaatcatcgatgatgatgattcaagtgatgaagggaagaagagaagctccactcctcactccgtcaacaatgggcggaggaatgtgcatggtaggaagaccgccaaggaaatgaagggaaagaaggccggagatgatgacatcgccatggctatggaaaggattgcaaatgcaaggttgcaagcaaatgaagatagaaagatgcaacgaaacttggagaaagaggctatggatgctattgaagctaggagagccgctttggaggagaggattgccgccaatgaggagaagaagttggctttggaggagaagaggcaagcctccgaggagcatgcacgcctagcggaggaggagaggaagcttttcttgatggatacttcccatatggatgagaggcaaaaggagtacatcaaccttcttcgcgatgaagtgttggccaaaaagagattgttggtagccaacatgaacactttcactaccggcatgtttggaggaggcatgtttggaggagccatgccgacgtttggaggaggcatgggaggcatggccggcatgggaagcatgcccatgcccaccatgggaggcatggccggcatgggaggctatggaggcatggccggcatgggaggaccaagctatggaggagtctTTGGAGGAACCATGGGAGActcggtgagtggtgtgtatgggagtatgggagcaccaccgggaggcttcttgtcttccatgaatgctactattcctccttcaacccaagatgacgaggaagaagaagaaggtgttgacttggaaaatgcgaaGTGTGATATGTATTTGTGATATGTGTTCCattttgtccatttgaaccatatgtcgtgtgtcattgttgaactacgtcattttgtgtgtcgttcttgaactatgtgatgtatgttgcactttgtgtccacTTAAATTATGGTACATTATTTGTTTCATGAATTATGTGTGATTATTTGATCTTTGTGATTGCAAAATAGTATAGAAaactgttttccgcgcccgcgcgcgctgtattttgccgcgcccggcggaggacgaTTTTTTCCGCTTGCGCACGCGCTGCATTTTGCCGCGTCCGGCGGGGGAAAATACGGCCTAGCGCGCGCAAGCTGTTTACAGCGCGCGCTAGCAgaggtttagcgcgccgcgatatagcgcgcctgttggagatgctcttacaaaccATCGTATTTCGCTAATATTCAGCAAACTTTCAAATGACTGACAGCAAAACCGACAAGATGAGAGAGTTGGTGGCATTGCGGCACATGATTTATAAAGAAACAAAACTATGTGGCAACAACCCTCTGGCATGCATGGTTGGTGCATTGCGCACATGTATAATCCGACCTTACTACTACTCGAGATCTCTATCGGGTTCTAATCCTTTCCCTCACACGGCAAGCGCAAAAGGAGACGAAAGTCTAGGCTTTATTCGCCTTCCCAGAAAACGCAAACACGACCTACTTCATGGCCTGCAAAAAGGAGTGACAGAAATAGTTAGTCTAAGCCTTAAAGTAAAGGGGCTGAGTTCTAATGTATAGGACAACATGTGCGATTGTGCATGCATATGCATCCATGCAGCTGTATTGAACTGTCGTGTTGCTCATGCATGGATAAAGCTGAGTAACAGTAGTATATTGACGATTCCATTCGATTAAAGAAATCTTATTATACATAAGTATGCATGGGAAGCATTGTCATTATACCAATGTCGCCATAAGTAATGTTTGGTACTGCTAACTACTATGGGCATCCCACTCGATAGCTGTTGTGCTCATACTTTAGCCCCTCCCCAAAATAACACCCATACTGTATTATCATATCGAGAATTTCGACTTTTTGTTAGAAAGGTCATGATACAATCAAGTATTCTTCaaaatatgtactccctccgtcctaaaatGTAAGGCGTTTAAGCCTCTAAAGATTGGTTAAAAGTCAACGTTttaaaagtttgaccaagtttatacataaagatataaagatttacaatactaaatcaatatcaataTGTAGATTCACcacaaagtatattttcttaatatttccatTTGATATTGtggatgtaaatattttttcctaaatatttgatcaaagttaGTAAGATTTTACTTTCAACTAAtctttagacgccttacattttgggatggagAGAGTATATTTTACACAATACCATAAGATTAAAGAAATATAACCCCTATCATTTACTTCCATGGATGCATAGAACTGTGAACCGAATATATGTTTACATAAGTAAAAGAAATATCTTCtcattctgatttttttttcaaaaacgaAAGATTTCATCCAAAGAAAATATTTAAATATTCTTTTGTCCATCCGATTTGTCAAAACCTAGCAAAAAATACGAAGGGACAAAACATTGGTCCTGCCAAACAAAGAACCAACATGAAAAGAATATTTTACAAGCAAACCTAGTTATCTAACGATCATGTCCTTGTGACCGAATCAAGATCTGAAACAGATAGATAGGAGGACGACAAAACCAAGAAACCGATTAGTAGGGTGGTAGTTCGTACCAGTTTTGTGAGTGTGGAACCATATGTCGACATGCATGACAAAATTTAAGTTTTGTGTGTGTTGGGTTTTGTGTCCTAGATGGCATATATCGAGATAAAGACGAAATTGCACAGAAAAATTCATGCGGATCTACCCTTACCCTTGTGTTGGGGATGTGGCCAACGCTCTGCACATGAGAGTGTATGATATGTTGGTTACGCAAATTGATGTCTCAAGCCCAACCTATTGTTGTTTGTCCATTCGCCTAACTTGAGGCAGCTTCCGGAAGTGCAGAAAGAAATATTGTGGGATGACAGTTGCTCAGAGTATATTCAGCCTTGCCGGTTGGCACCATACTAGCAGATTAATTACATGATGTTTAGCTGATATATGCTGGTTGATTCATGTCTCGATCTCGCACGATCCGTAAGTTGTAACAATTTGgagattaatttttttttaataaaaagctGTGTGGAGGAATTGACGCAGAGACTGGAGTTATACTCTCCTTTTCGAGGAAAAAATAGCCTTGCCTAATACCTTATCCTTATCGAAAGATGTGGAAACATCAAAAGATTAAATGGAGCAAGGGACTGTGTTGTTGCAGTACATTTTTTTTTACGGAAATTACATCTAAGTATTTTGATGTAAGTCTGATATGTACCTCTCTTCCTAATTACTCTGAAAGTATAAggtaagacattctaccaatttgaATTGAACTTCTAGGACATCTTATATCTGGGCATAGAGGGGGTAGTATATTTTTTGAGAACTAGTTTAGAAAAACATGGAGAACATATTTTGATCATTATGATCAAGTCCATACTCCATAGAGTCGACCGCAAAAATTTCCCATTCCCTCGAGAGGATTCCATATTTTCGTTAGGTGAACACATTATTGCAGCACGATAAACATTTTGTAGATAGAGATATGAACAAATTTATATGGTATTTTCCAAGTCTTCTTGATCTCATTCCATTGAAGTATATAGACAGGGACCCCATACCATTTGAAAAAATCGTTAATTTGAGGAAAGCAGCAATTGAAAGGCACAGAGCGTGTCGTCGTCTCTCACTTTCTCCATCTATAAATAATAAGATCCGTAAACATGGGCAGTGCACAACCATCTCCCCACATTCATCTGTACTCAGTAGCTAAGCTTACACACCATTCTCATCAGCTAAGGAGACATGGCTAAGCTTGCCATTTTCATCTCGTGCGCCTTGCTCCTAGCCTCGGCGTGCCAAGGCCTCCAGGTGGGTTACTACAAGAAGACGTGCCCCAATGCAGAGGCCCTCGTGCGCGCCCAGGTGAAGAAGGCCGTCCGCTCCGACGCCGGCTCCGGCGCCGGCCTCATCCGCATGCTCTTCCATGACTGCTTCGTTGAGGGCTGCGACGCGTCTGTCCTGCTCGACCCGACGTCGGCCAACCCGCAGCCGGAGAAGCTCGGCGCACCGAACAACCCGAGCCTGCGCGGCTACGAGGTGGTCGACGCGGCCAAGGCCGCCGTCGAGCGCGCCTGCCCGGGCGTCGTGTCCTGCGCCGACATCATCGCCTTCGCCGCCCGCGACGCGTCCTATCTCCTCAGCGACGCCAGGGTCAGCTTCCACGTCCCCGCTGGTCGGCTCGACGGACGCAGATCCATCGCCAACGACACGCTCCTGTTCCTGCCCGGCCCGTCCTCCAACCTGTCCACCCTCGTCTCCGGCTTCACCGCCAAGGGCCTCTCCACCGAGGACATGGTCGTGCTCTCCGGCGCGCACTCCATCGGCCGGTCACACTGCTCCTCATTCGTCCAGGACCGCCTCGCCTCCCAGTCCGACATCGGCGCGCCACTCGCCAGCCTCCTGCGTCGGCGGTGCCCGGCTAGCCCGACCACGGGCAACGACCCGACGGTGGTGCAGGACTTCGTGACGCCGAGGAAGCTGGACAACCAGTTCTACAGAAACGTGCTGGCGCGCAGGGTGCTGTTCACGTCGGACGCCGCGCTGCT includes these proteins:
- the LOC124678753 gene encoding peroxidase 2-like translates to MAKLAIFISCALLLASACQGLQVGYYKKTCPNAEALVRAQVKKAVRSDAGSGAGLIRMLFHDCFVEGCDASVLLDPTSANPQPEKLGAPNNPSLRGYEVVDAAKAAVERACPGVVSCADIIAFAARDASYLLSDARVSFHVPAGRLDGRRSIANDTLLFLPGPSSNLSTLVSGFTAKGLSTEDMVVLSGAHSIGRSHCSSFVQDRLASQSDIGAPLASLLRRRCPASPTTGNDPTVVQDFVTPRKLDNQFYRNVLARRVLFTSDAALLTAPATGKMVRANARFPASWEKKFAKAMVKMANIDIKGRGVGEVRKNCRIVN